TAGGTGATGTTGGACAATCCCTGGTCGTCGCTGAGCTGTCGGGCCCGGTCGAGCATTCGTGCGGAGAGGTCCACGCCGACCGCGCTTCCGGCGACGGCGGCGCGGGCGGCCTCGCGTGTGGACTGGCCCGTGCCACAGCCGATGTCGAGCACCCGGTCACGGGAGCCGACCCGGGCAGCGACGCGGAAGAGCTCGTTGTGCAGCCGCAACTCTGCGTCGTAGTCGAACAGGTCGGCGTGCCTGGTTCCGTGCTCACCCGTGGTCGGCTCGGAGTTCGACCGCGCCTGGGTACCGTCCTCGTCGGACATCACCGTCACCGCATCCTCTCGATGGCGATTCGGTCGCCTCCGGTGTGCTGGATCAGAGCCGGTACGAACACGTCCCACAGCGGCTTCGGCAGGTCGTGCCCCGCGCCCTGGAGGATCAGCAGCTTCGCGCCGGGAATCGCGTCGCGCAGCGCCTGCCCGTGCGGGAGCGGGAAGACCGGGTCGCGGTCCCCGTGCACCACCAGGGTCGACGCCTTGATGCCGCCGAAGCCGCGGGACGGCCCGTCGAAGATCATCGCGAAGTGGTTGGCGAGGGTGGACGCGATGTTGCGGGTGCGGGCCACGTCCCGCTCGACCAGCACACGCGTGGCGGCTTCGTCGAAGTGGGGCGAGCCACCCGAGTACGCCCTCGCCGATGCGACGACGAAGTCCACCACCGCGGCGCGATCGGCGGGGTCCGGGGCGGCGGAGTTGTTGCCGGTGAGCTCGTCCGACGGCGGTGGGAGGCCGTCCTCGCCCGTGGAGGTGGAGACGAACGTCAGCGATGCGACCCGGTCGGGGTGGTCCACCCCGACGATGAGCCCGATTCCGCCAGCCATGGACCGGCACACGATGTGTGCGCGGTCGACGTTCAGGGCGTCCAGGATGCCGAGCGCGTCCCCGGCCAGGTCCGTGAACGTGTAGCCCGGCCGCCCGGGCGGGTAGCTGGTGGATCTGCCGGTGTCCCGGGTGTCGTAGCGGATCACGAACCGGTCGCCGCGCGCGATCTGCTCGCACAGCTCGGCTTCCCACCACAGCATCGAGGCGGCCGCACCATCGACGAGCAGGATCGCGGGGTCCCGGGGGCTTCCGAAGGTCTCGACGCACAGCTCGACATCGGCGACCTGTACGAGCCTCTCGCCGTGGGCAGGGTGATCGGTCATGATCTCCACGCTAGGCCAACCAGCACATCGACAAAAGCGATAGTTTCCGATCACGTCGATCGTTCCAGGCGATTGCTATTGGCTACGATGCGGTCCGGTGCGCCTGGCCCAACTCGACGGCGCACCGATGGGCACCTTCCGACCGGTATGCCACCAGCCCCGGGTGGAGCGGGCGCTCCGCCGAACCTGCACGGACGTCGATGGTCGGGCCGGACATGCGCCTGACGGCACCGCCGACATGGTCGCATCCGAATCCAGCATAGACATCGCCGCCGCTTAACGATTCGACGACTGTCCGGCGTTCGCTTCCGGATTTTACTGACTTCTCGATAGGACCGCACCACCCCACTGATACTGTCTGTTGTCGTTGACTTCCGGTATCCGTATGCGCTCTCTCCCATCCTTCGGGCGAAGCCTCGGGGCCACTGCTGCCTGAACCGGTTCACGGATCGTGACCACTGGGCGCCGCTGCCAGCCTTTCGCCTCAGGCAAGCCCTCTAGCAGGCCAAACAGGTGGTTCTGCCTGAACCGGTTCATGCACTTAACAGTTCAGCTCCCGCATGGCGTTGTCACGTCGTTGACACGGCTGTAACCCGCGTGTACGTTCCCCTGCAAGTCGCGACGCCTATCCCACCCTCCCCGAAGGCGCGCCTCTACACATCGTGCAATGTCCAATGTGGACACCGAAAGGTGGGACGCGCATATGAAAAAGTACGGAATCGCAGGCACCGCACTCGCACTTCTGCTGGCCCTGGCCGGCTGTGGCGGGGACGACGAGGGCGGCACCGACGGCGCCATCTCCGGCGAGATCACGGTGCTCACCCAACGCACCGACATCGTCAACACGGTCTTCCAGGATTACAAGAAGAAATTCGAGGCCAAGTATCCGGGCACCTCGGTCAAGTTCGAGGCGATCACCGACTACGAGGGCGAAGTCCGGATCCGGATGAACACCAAGGAGTACGGCGACGTCCTCCTCATCCCCAACTCCGTCACCGACGACCTGCTGTCGACCTTCTTCGAACCGCTGGGCACGGTCGACGAACTCAAGGACAAGTACCGGTTCGTCCGCAACGAGAAGATCCTCGACGGCAAGGTCTACGGCCTCGCCCTGACCGGCAACGCTCAGGGCTTCGTCTACAACAAGAAGGTGTGGCAGCAGGCGGGCATCACCGCGCCACCGAAGACGCCGGCCGAGTTCCTGGCGGCGCTGACCGCGATCAAGGACAAGACCGACGCGATTCCGCTGTACACCAACTACAAGGACGGCTGGCCGCTCTCCCAGTGGGAGAGTTTCCGGGGTGTGGTGAGCGGCGATCCCGACGCGGCGATCAAGCTGGCGAAGGACGACGCGCCGTGGGCTCCCGGCAAGGAGCACCACGTCATCGACTCGCTGCTGTTCGACATCGTGCAGCAGGGCCTGACCGAGCCGGATCCGACGACCACCAACTGGGAGCAGTCCAAGGGCATGATCGGCACCGGCAAGGTCGCCACGATGATGCTCGGCTCCTGGTCCATCGTGCAGATGCAGGACGCGGCCACCAACAAGGCCGACATCGGGTACCTGCCCTTCCCCATGCAGCCCAACGGCAAGTTCCACACCGTGATGGCGGGCGACTACAAGAACGCCATCAACATCAACTCCAAGAACAAGGCGACGGCCCGGGCCTGGATCGACTGGTTCACGGACGAGTCGAACTACGCCGTGGACCAGGGCGGCATCTCGGCACTGGTCAGCCAGCCGATGCCCAGCACCCTGGCCGACCTGACCGCCGCGAACACCGAGTTCATCGAGCTCAGTCCCCCGCCCAAGGGCGAGGAAGGGCTGGCCGACAAGATCGGCAACGCCGCCGAGATCGCCCTGAACGACGGCAAGTACCGGCAGCGGATCGTGGATGCCGCGCGGGGGGGCGAAGAAAGAGACCAAGGACGAGATCTTCGCCGACCTCAACAAGAAGTGGTCGGACGCCAAATCCAAGATCAAGTGAGCGGCTGAACCCGGGCAGCCGTTGCCGGTACGGCTCGGGCGCCACACACCTCGGACGTGCGGGCGGCGCGCACCGCCCGCACGTCCCGGCCGACACGACGACGTGCGGCCTGGCCCATGGGCGGAAGGTTTGCGTTTCCAGATGGCAACTCCGACGAACACCGCGAGTCGGGTCTCCGGGCTGTCCGGGGCGACCCCTGCGCGGCGCCTCGGACCCGGTGGCCGACGTCGGCAGGGGCTACGCAGGCGAAAGACCATCACCCCGTACCTCTTCCTGATCGCGCCCGTGGCACTGCTGGTGGTGTTCACCTACGTCCCGGTCGTTAACATGTTCGGCTACAGCGTCACCTCCTGGAACGGGCTGAGCCCGTCCAAGGAGTTCATCGGCGCCGACAACTACATCGAGATCGCGACCCGCCCCGAGCTCTTCGGCGTACTGCGGGTCAGCCTCTACTACATCGGTGCGTCGGTCATCCAGATCGTGCTGGCGCTCTACTTCGCCACGGTGCTGAGTTTCAACGTCAGGTTCAGGAACTTCTTCAAGGGGATCATCTTCTTCCCGTACCTGATCAACGGCGTCGCGATCGCGATGGTCTTCCTGTACTTCTTCGAGCCCGGTGGCACCCTCGACTCGACCCTGAACGCGATCGGCCTCGGCGACCTGTCCCGGCAGTGGCTCGGCGATCCCGGCACCATCAACTACTCCCTCGCCGGTACGTCCCTCTGGCGCTACCTCGGACTCAACTTCGTACTCTTCCTCGGCGCGATCCAGTCGATTCCGGCGCAGCTCTACGAGGCGGCCGAGATCGACGGCGCGAACCGGTGGCACCAGTTCCGCTTCCTGATCCTGCCCGGCATCAGGCCGATCGTCGGACTGTCGTGCATCCTCGCGATCTCCGGCTCGCTGTCGGTGTTCGAGATTCCGTACATCATGACCGGCGGCGCCAACGGCAGCGAGACCTTCGTGACCCAGACCGTCTTCATGGCGTTCAAGGCCTACAAGGTGGGGCTGGCCTCCGCGATGGCCGTCGTCCTGCTGCTGATCATCCTGCTGATCACCTGGGTACAGCGCCGGGTCGTGCCCGACGAGAAGGTGAACCTGTCGTGAGCCTGACCGACTTCCGCAGCACCGAGGCACCCGCCGCGCGACGCGCCCGGACCAACCGGACGGAGATCGTCGGCGGCCGGATCGCCGTCACCCTCAAGTACCTCTCGCTGGTCCTCGCCTCGGTGGTCGTCCTACTGCCGCTGCTGGTCCTGCTGATGGCGTCGCTGAAGACCAACGACGAGTACGTCAACGGCGAGCCGTTCGACGCGCCCGGCAACTGGTTCAACCTCGACAACTACGTCACCGCCTTCACCGAGGGCGGCATGCTGCGGGCCTTCGTCAACACCTCGATCATCCTCGTCGTCTCCCTCGTCGGCACCGTCCTGATCGGCTCGATGGCTGCGTACGCCCTCGACCGGTTCGAGTTCCGGCTCAGGAAGACGATCATCCTGCTGTTCCTCCTGGCCACCCTGGTCCCGGGGGTGACGACCCAGGTGGCCACCTTCCAGGTGGTGAACAATCTGGGCCTGTTCAACACCCGCTGGTCGGCGATCGCCCTGTTCCTCGGCACGGACATCATCTCGATCTACATCTTCCAGCAGTTCCTCCGGAGCATCCCCCGGGAGTTGGACGAGTCCGCCGCGATCGAGGGCGCGAGTTCCCTCACCATCTACTTCAGGATCATCCTGCCCCTGCTGAAGCCGGCGATCGCGACCGTCGTGATCATCAAGGGGATCACCATCTACAACGAGTTCTTCATCCCGTTCCTCTACATGCCCGACCGGGACCTCGGCGTCATCTCGACCTCGCTGTTCCGGTTCAAGGGGCCGTTCGGAGCGCAGTGGGAGGTCATCTCGGCCGGGGTGATCCTGGTCATCGTCCCCACGCTGGTCGTCTTCCTGCTGCTCCAGCGGTTCATCTACAACGGCTTCACCAGCGGGGCGACGAAGTAGGAACGGGCCGCCGGTCGTAGGCCGATCAGCGGGCGACGGGCCTGCCGGATCGAGGCGCGCGAACCGAGCGGTGTCGAGGCGGCCGCTGACTCACGCGTCGGGGCCGGTGTCGCCGATGTCATCGCCGAAGACGGCGGCGAGCGCCTTCGCGATCACGTCGGGCAGATCGGTCCGTCCGTCGTCCTCGGCCCAACGCACCAACGCCGTGTGCATGGCGGCCAGACAGGCACTGGCCGCCGCCTGGGCCCGGAAGGCCGTGTCGGGATCGGTGGTGTCGCCGCCGAGAGCGCCGACGATTGCCTGCTGAAGGGCGTAGTGGTTGTCCAGGTGCTTGGCCCGCAGGGCCGGCGTCGAGATCATGAGCCGGAGGCGGGCGAGCAGAAACTGCCCGCTCGCCGTCAGGTCGTTCCCGGAGCTGCCACCGGTCAAGGTCCCGGCCGATGCGATGAGCGCGCTGCCGATCCGTCGGACCAGGGGCTGCGCGGCCGACGACGCGGCGATCCGCTCGGCGACGAGCCGGCCGTGCTGGTCGACGAGCACGAGGTCTTCCTTGGTGGGGAAGTGCCGGTACACGGTCATGGCGGAGACACCTGCGGCTTCGGCGACGTCGGTGACGGTCGTGGCGTCGTACCCGCGCTCGGTGAACAGCCGTACCGCCTGCGCCTGGATCGTCCGCTGCGTCTCGACTCGCCGTTGCGCTCGCAGTGTTGGGTGCTGGTCGGGCATCTGGTAGACACTACCGCACTGGTAGTTACTAACAGATCGGTAGCAACTAACATGACAGAAGTGGTTGGCATGAGTGGTCTGACCGGCAGGACGGCCCTCGTGACCGGAGCGTCGCGCGGCATCGGGCAGGCAATCGCGACCCGGCTGGCGGCGCAGGGAGCAATGGTCGTCGTGCACTTCGGCACGGACAAGGAGGGTGCGGCGGCGACGGTCGACGAGATCGAAGGTGCCGGCGGAACCGCGTTCGCCGTCGGGGCGGAACTGGGCATGCCGGACGACGTCGAGACGCTCTTCGCGGGAGTCGAAGCCGGCCTGGCCGGGCGGCCACTCGACATCCTCGTCAACAACGCGGCGGCCGCGCCCGCCGGCCCACTCGGCGCCACGACGCGGGCGGAGTTCGATCATCTGTTCGCGGTGAACGTGCGCGCGCCGTACTTCATCATCCAGCGAGCATTGCCGCTGCTGCCCGACGGTGGCCGCATCATCACGATCTCGTCCGTGGCGACCCGGATGGCCAACCCCACCCAGACGTCCTTCGCCATGACCAAGGGCGCGGTCGAGACGATGAGCATGACCCTGGCCAACCAGCTCGGGATCCGAGGAATCACGGTGAACGCGGTCGCTCCCGGCGCCACCCGGACGGCCACCAACGGATCATCCTTCGAAGCGCCAGGGCTGGCCGAATTCGTCGCCGGCACGACGGCGCTCAACCGGCTGGGCGGACCCGACGACGTCGCCGACGTCGTCGCGTTCCTCGCCTCGGACGCGGCACGGTGGATCACCGGCCAGGTCATCGACGCAAGTGGTGGCCTGTTCCTCGGACCGCGCGCCTGAGCACAGCCGTCGACGCCGCTCGCGTGCTGGCCGCTCGGACACCGCCGAGTCCGTCGGCCCCGACCTCGGGTATATCGTCGTCCGGTGACTGCGGACAGCCCCAGCCGCGGCCCGGAACGCCGGTACGCCGCATCCTCCGGACGGACCGGTACGGCCGACCGGGGCGGCCCGGTACGAGCGGCGAAGACCCTGCGGGTCAGCTCCCGGAACGCGAACTTCCAGCAGTGGCTGGCGCTGTTGACCAACCGCACCAAGCGGCAGCGGGCCGGCGAGTTCCTGGTCCAGGGCGTCCGGCCGATCACCCTGGCCGTGCAGCAGGGCTGGCCGATCCACGCCCTGCTGTACCCGGACGGCGCGCCGCTGTCCCGGTGGGCGGAGGATCTGCTCGACCAGGTTCCGGCGGTCCGGGTCCAGATGGCGCCCGAAGTCCTCGCCGAACTCGGTGGCAAGGACGACGGGCTGCCGGAACTGGTCGCCGTCGTCGGGCTGCCGCCGGACCGGCTGGACCGGATCCCGACCGGTCCGGAGACACTGGTGGTGGTCTTCGACCGCCCCACCGCACCGGGCAACATCGGCACGCTGATCCGCTCGGCCGACGCCTTCGGCGCCGCCGGGGTGATCGTCGTCGGACACGCCGCCGACCCGTACGACCCGAGGGCGGTCCGGGCCAGCACCGGCTCGCTCTTCGCGGTACCCGTGGTCCGGACCGGTTCCCACCGGGAGGTCGTCGAGTGGGTCGAGACGCTGCGCGAGCAGGGTACGCCCGTCCAGATCGTCGGCACCGACGAGAGCGGTGAGGTGGAGATCGCCGAACACGATCTCACCGGGCCGACGCTGCTGCTGATCGGCAACGAGACCCACGGGCTGAGCGGCGCGTGGCGGCAGGCCTGCGACCGGATGCTCCGGATCCCGATCGTCGGATCGGCGAGTTCGCTCAACGCCGCGACCGCCGGCACCGTCGCACTGTACGAGGCGGCCCGGCAGCGACGTACCCGACCGTCGCCGCCCGGCTGACCGCCCCGGGTACGGGTAACGGTCGGCCGGGCGGCGACGGCGCGGTCGAGGGCCTGCGGTCAGCGGGCCGCCCCGACCGGGGCCAGGGATGGCGGCACCGGCTCGGTCGTCGTCCGGGCCGGCCGCCCGGGCCACCAGGTACGGGGGCCGATGTGCAGGGCCAGGGCCGGAATCAGCAGGCTGCGCACCAGGAACGTGTCGATGATGACACCGACGGCGATGATGACGCCGGTCTGCACCGAGGGCACCAGCGGAAGTACGCCGAGCGCGGCGAAGGTGGTCGCGAGCACCACGCCGGCGCTGGTGATCACTCCGCCGGTGACCGTGAGGGCGTGCAGGACACCCCGCCGGTGTCCCAGCACGGCGACCTCCTCCCGGGCCCGGGTCATCAGGAAGATGGTGTAGTCCACCCCGAGGGCGACCAGGAACAGGAACGCCTGCAACGGAATGCCGACCCACAGCCTCGGATGACCCAGCGCGTCGAGAACCAGGCCGGCGGCGCCCAGTGCGGCGACGTACGACACCACGACGCTGATCATCAGCAGCAGGGGGGCGACCAGCGCACGGAGCAACAGCACCAGGATGACGAAGACGACCGCCAGGATCAGCGGCATCACCACCCGGTTGTCCCGGTTGGTCACCTCCTCGGTGTCGAGTTGGAACGCGGTCTCCCCGGCGACCAGGGCGTCGGCGCCGGACACCGTCGCGAGCGCGTCCCGCAGCCGGTCCACGCTCTCCATCGCCGCGCGGGAACCCGGGTCGTCCGCGAGTACCGCCGGAACCCGTACCCACCGGCCGTCGGCCGAGCGTTGCGGCTCGCCGACCTCCGCGATCCCGTCGACCGCGCCGGCCACCCGTACCACGTCGTCGGCGCTGCCCGCGCTGGCCAGGATCTCGGCCGGGGCGAGCGTGCCGGCGGCCCAGTGCGTCTCGATCATGCGCTGCCCGGTGACCGAGCCGACCTCCTTG
The nucleotide sequence above comes from Plantactinospora soyae. Encoded proteins:
- a CDS encoding alpha/beta fold hydrolase; amino-acid sequence: MTDHPAHGERLVQVADVELCVETFGSPRDPAILLVDGAAASMLWWEAELCEQIARGDRFVIRYDTRDTGRSTSYPPGRPGYTFTDLAGDALGILDALNVDRAHIVCRSMAGGIGLIVGVDHPDRVASLTFVSTSTGEDGLPPPSDELTGNNSAAPDPADRAAVVDFVVASARAYSGGSPHFDEAATRVLVERDVARTRNIASTLANHFAMIFDGPSRGFGGIKASTLVVHGDRDPVFPLPHGQALRDAIPGAKLLILQGAGHDLPKPLWDVFVPALIQHTGGDRIAIERMR
- a CDS encoding ABC transporter substrate-binding protein, which translates into the protein MKKYGIAGTALALLLALAGCGGDDEGGTDGAISGEITVLTQRTDIVNTVFQDYKKKFEAKYPGTSVKFEAITDYEGEVRIRMNTKEYGDVLLIPNSVTDDLLSTFFEPLGTVDELKDKYRFVRNEKILDGKVYGLALTGNAQGFVYNKKVWQQAGITAPPKTPAEFLAALTAIKDKTDAIPLYTNYKDGWPLSQWESFRGVVSGDPDAAIKLAKDDAPWAPGKEHHVIDSLLFDIVQQGLTEPDPTTTNWEQSKGMIGTGKVATMMLGSWSIVQMQDAATNKADIGYLPFPMQPNGKFHTVMAGDYKNAININSKNKATARAWIDWFTDESNYAVDQGGISALVSQPMPSTLADLTAANTEFIELSPPPKGEEGLADKIGNAAEIALNDGKYRQRIVDAARGGEERDQGRDLRRPQQEVVGRQIQDQVSG
- a CDS encoding carbohydrate ABC transporter permease, with product MATPTNTASRVSGLSGATPARRLGPGGRRRQGLRRRKTITPYLFLIAPVALLVVFTYVPVVNMFGYSVTSWNGLSPSKEFIGADNYIEIATRPELFGVLRVSLYYIGASVIQIVLALYFATVLSFNVRFRNFFKGIIFFPYLINGVAIAMVFLYFFEPGGTLDSTLNAIGLGDLSRQWLGDPGTINYSLAGTSLWRYLGLNFVLFLGAIQSIPAQLYEAAEIDGANRWHQFRFLILPGIRPIVGLSCILAISGSLSVFEIPYIMTGGANGSETFVTQTVFMAFKAYKVGLASAMAVVLLLIILLITWVQRRVVPDEKVNLS
- a CDS encoding carbohydrate ABC transporter permease, giving the protein MSLTDFRSTEAPAARRARTNRTEIVGGRIAVTLKYLSLVLASVVVLLPLLVLLMASLKTNDEYVNGEPFDAPGNWFNLDNYVTAFTEGGMLRAFVNTSIILVVSLVGTVLIGSMAAYALDRFEFRLRKTIILLFLLATLVPGVTTQVATFQVVNNLGLFNTRWSAIALFLGTDIISIYIFQQFLRSIPRELDESAAIEGASSLTIYFRIILPLLKPAIATVVIIKGITIYNEFFIPFLYMPDRDLGVISTSLFRFKGPFGAQWEVISAGVILVIVPTLVVFLLLQRFIYNGFTSGATK
- a CDS encoding TetR/AcrR family transcriptional regulator: MPDQHPTLRAQRRVETQRTIQAQAVRLFTERGYDATTVTDVAEAAGVSAMTVYRHFPTKEDLVLVDQHGRLVAERIAASSAAQPLVRRIGSALIASAGTLTGGSSGNDLTASGQFLLARLRLMISTPALRAKHLDNHYALQQAIVGALGGDTTDPDTAFRAQAAASACLAAMHTALVRWAEDDGRTDLPDVIAKALAAVFGDDIGDTGPDA
- a CDS encoding SDR family oxidoreductase produces the protein MSGLTGRTALVTGASRGIGQAIATRLAAQGAMVVVHFGTDKEGAAATVDEIEGAGGTAFAVGAELGMPDDVETLFAGVEAGLAGRPLDILVNNAAAAPAGPLGATTRAEFDHLFAVNVRAPYFIIQRALPLLPDGGRIITISSVATRMANPTQTSFAMTKGAVETMSMTLANQLGIRGITVNAVAPGATRTATNGSSFEAPGLAEFVAGTTALNRLGGPDDVADVVAFLASDAARWITGQVIDASGGLFLGPRA
- a CDS encoding RNA methyltransferase — protein: MRVSSRNANFQQWLALLTNRTKRQRAGEFLVQGVRPITLAVQQGWPIHALLYPDGAPLSRWAEDLLDQVPAVRVQMAPEVLAELGGKDDGLPELVAVVGLPPDRLDRIPTGPETLVVVFDRPTAPGNIGTLIRSADAFGAAGVIVVGHAADPYDPRAVRASTGSLFAVPVVRTGSHREVVEWVETLREQGTPVQIVGTDESGEVEIAEHDLTGPTLLLIGNETHGLSGAWRQACDRMLRIPIVGSASSLNAATAGTVALYEAARQRRTRPSPPG